The genomic stretch TATGTCCAAGGGCTTCCAAAAGATATAACTTTTGAAGagatgaaatatttttttggtAGGGGAGGTATCATAAAAATTGACCCAACAACTTTGTCTCCAAAGATTAAATTATACAATGATGAGCTTACCAAAGAATTTTCTGGAAATGCTTTAGTTGTTTATAAATATGAACAAAGTATTGAATTAGCTCTCAAGTACCTAAATGAAACCGAAATTAGACCTGGATTTAAAGTCAAAATTGAAAAGGCAATATTCAACAAGTCATCCAAATCAAATATTGCTCCATTATCTGAAactgaaattaataaaaaaagaaagcaaCTAAAAGCAGCAGAAATGGAAGAGGAAAGACTTTTATCTTGGAGTAACGAACAACATTCACTAAATAGCAACATTGCTTCCAGAATAGTTGTTCTTAGACCAATGTATTCTAGAAAAGAAGCTGAAATGTACCCTGAGGGGGATGACTTCTACAGTGAACTAGAAATAGAAGTTCAGGAAGAGGTAACCAAATATTGTGAGGTAGTAAGTGTTACATGTATTCCTAGACATCCACAGGGAATTGTTTGTGTCAAATTAAAATCCCAACATGATGCTGAAATTGTTATCGATATTTTTAATCAAAGATACTTTGATGGCAGACAAATTGAAGTTCACATGTACGACGGAAGCACCGACTTCAAGGCATCTTGTATTTAGCCTCCATACATTGTTGATTATTATAGTATTCATAATAGCTTTTTCATACCTAGCTTATCGccataaataattatttaatgatatCTAAATCACTTCCTACATATAGTAATATAAGAAATTATAGTTTTCGTTCATCAATCTTAAATAAGGAAAAACAATTTAGGAAATGTCAACACAGAAACCAAGAGCCCGCCAAAAGCTACCAAGTGAGGAATTTTAGAGGTTGATTAAcctaaagaaaaaaaattttaataataaagaaatggaAATGAAGGGATTGCTGAAGGTGTGTGTTTATATTGTACTTTCTCTAGAACTTGTTGAGAAGTTATACTTGATCTCTGCaggaaatattttaaaaacgAGACATGAAGAACCTGTTGTTAGAAGTACAGATACTCACTGGGATGACGAACATAGGTTAGAAAAGCCAACTATATCGGATCAAAGTATTGACGCAATTGATTTAGAtcatatttttgatattgaGGAGTCTGATAGCTCTCCtgaagatattaaaaaggGTAACTTCTTACTTGAATGGCTTAGAGAAATGAAGACTTTCATACCGTCAAACCACTTTGTGTTCGATCTCAATTCTAAAGCCGATGAGTACTTCTATTTTGAACTAGATGAAGCCAATCCATACATCCTACTTGGTTACTATTGTACTGACGACACCCAAGGTAGAATCCATGTCACAATCAATAACCCAGAATCAAAACGAATTTATAGTAGACACGGCTGTGAAGGAGTATACAATAATAAACCTCCAGAAGATGGTTCAGATGATGGGAAAATGGACCACCGTATTAAGGGAACTTATACTGTCATTCTTTCTAATCACCGTTGGCATGATACTATTCGTATATCTCTACTTGTAGGTAATGactcaaaaaaaaataaagctGTCgacaaaaaaaatgtagATAAACTGACTTCAAAGCTAGAAAATGTTGATAATATCTTAAGTATAATAAATACAGAAAACCAATATAATTGGGCTGCCACAAAAACCAACTTAAATATGATTTATAATGCAGACAGTCAACTTGTCTTTTATACTGCCATTCAAATCATTTCTGTAATTCTTGCCTCAGCTATCCAAATTTACTATCTTAAAACTATCCTAACCGGTAAATAAACAACAAAActtgaagaagaatttgtCTATccaaattagaaataaattctctaatatatttcaattctACCCCAAACCTAAACATGTTTAACTATAAATTACACACTAACTAATAGGTCtgaattcaattattttcatacTTTGCCTTAGTTTTATCTCTCTTACAAGCTTTTggatctttttttttgcaataTTTGATACCTAATAATTGCCTGGCCGTGGCGCCAAAATGTCAGTTATTTGTGAGTAATGCTCAAAAAACGCGGTAATGTCCAAAATGCTAAAAAATTATGGAATGAATTAACAGATTAATTTATCTATATAGAATATTACTGAGGATTATGTTGTTGAGAATGGCCAAACAAAATAGTTCTGTATGCAGCATTCCTCAGAATAAGGTTAAGTCTGCCATTTATAAAGGAGTTATTAGAGTCGCAAATCCTTTGGAAAGCTTTGTCACTGTAGATGATCAAGTAAATGGCCCGtttgatatttatatttttggGCAAAAAGGTACAAAAGATGCAATTCATGGAGATACTGTATTAGTGAAAGTTTCTGAGACTTTCCAAGGGAGGCTTACTAGGagatttaaagaaaaggcAAATAAAAAATCGCTACAGAGTAACCAGGAGGAACAGAAATATGTTGCCTATACCTCCAAttctaaagaatttaatgaCCAATTTGAACATTTTAATAGTTTGGAAGATTCTAATTCTATAGATAATTGCAAAAAAGACAATTTGGATAGCTCCCAGAAAAGCAAATATACGACAACAAATATAAATCGAGGTctaaataaagaaaacaTTAATACTGAAAATCATCCTGAACTATTAGCTGAGTCTAGCTCTCAATCAAAACATCCAATTCCAAAGTATGTTGGAACTATAATTAAAGTTGTTGAATCAGTTACAAAAAAGAGCCCAATAGTAGGTTTTATCCGCCCTTTATCATACCTTGAAAGACTTGAGAAAGAGGCtaaaatgaagaagaattcCAAAAAATCTGGAAAAAAACCTTCTTCTAAGTCTActgaagaattaaaaattcaaaattgcCTCAAAGTAATAGGTATCAATGACAATGAAGCGAAACTCAGAACTTTGgtattttcaaattgtgctgatattaaaaaaaacaaactTTGTTTCGTTCCTATTAAAAGAGTTTACCCAATAATGAGGTTAAATCTAAACAGAAATACTAAAGAATTCTTtgtcaaaaataatatcattcAAAATCACAAAATACCTTGTAACTTGCTTTTTGGTGcttcaattaaaatatgTTCAAAAAGTGTAAACAAGAAATTGCAGATATCCAAGTTTTATGGATcttgtaataaatttgaaactATTTTTTCAAGCTTATTAGACTGCTATGATCTGGGTTCTCATGAGAAAATATATgataaatatcaaaatacCCGAATTAATGTTTCAAAATCTTCTCAAGAATGGATGAAACAAAACAATCGAAGAGAGTTTGATTCAAAGGAATATAAAATCTTTACTATTGATCCACCAACTGCTAAAGATTTAGATGATGCAATACATATTAAATATGATAGtgaattaatgatttatgAAGTTGGAGTCCATATTGCCGATGTATATTACTATATGTTAAGACATAAAGAATTACTTTCAAGTACAACAAAAGAGCTTTGTACAAGTGTATACCTTCCCCATACTAATTTTCCAATGCTTCCACGTGTATTTTCTAGTAATTTATGCTCTCTTCTTCCAAACCAAAAAAGGCCAACATTATCTGTAATTATCAAGGTTAACCAAAAAGGAGAAGTCATAGGAGAGCCAGAATTTGTTCATGGAATTATAACATCTACTGGAAAGTTTTCTTATGATGATGTTGatcaattatttgaaattgttgaccaaattgataaaaaaaacaaaaagtCTAAATTGGACACGTTAAAATATTGCCAAGACAGTAGAATTTCCCAAATTATGAAAAGGTCTACagtaaaagaaaataatagaataaatattgtaCATGATTTATTGCTTTTAAGGACTTTAACTAGCATTATTCAAAACTCCAAAGATAGAAGTGACTCAATCAAGTTATTCAATGTTGATCCTTGTTTTAACTTTAAGAGTGAATTTCCTACCAATATTACTGAACCATTTAATTTAGTTAAAAGTAATGATTCATTTAGCTCTATGAAATATAGCTcaattattccaaatatagAGTTAAAATTTGATATCCAAAGTCCAATACCAAATTCCTTGGAAAAAATTTCTCCAAAGAGAATCACAGTTTGTTATAATCACTCTATATCTCATTCTTTAATAGAAGAATTAATGCTACTAGCTAATAGAGTAACTGCTGAGTTCACTGTTAAGAACAGACCAGAATCAGGTTGTATTATCAGAATACATGATGAAATTGCAAATACAAAACTATATCAGTTGATTACTTATTTAAGAAAACATGGACTTAAGCATATATTTGAGGATAACATCAATAgagaaaatattgttaatgGCCTATATAAACTTTATAAGGATTATGGACCTCTTTATTACTGTACTGTAAGTGAAATGCTTCGAGATATTTTTAGTAGAGCCAGATATATGgtttataataaagatgCGCGAGATTCAAACATCCCAACTAATCACTTTGCTCTAAATATGAACTTATATACACATTTTACTTCTCCAATACGTAGAGCTGCTGATATCCTAGTACATCAAATGGTATATGATATTTTGGATAATATGGAAAAGAGACCCGACAAGAAAAACAAAcaaaattcaaagaataataataatcaactTATCTTCTCGGAAAATGATCATGTTATTATTTGCGATAACTCAAACATAAAATCAAATGCAAACAAAAATATGCAGAGAGActcaaataatatctttttttcccaactaatttcaaaaattcatGTCACTATTCCAAGTATTGCTTGTATTCACAAGATCAATGCTAGTAATCTAAAGGTTCATTCTGTATTGCTTTATCCCACAGACTTCTATCAATTATTCCTTATTAGCTCAGATTCTTTTGCTAAAAACAATTCTCTGGTTTCcttattaaaattgaatcCATCATTACctatcaatattaaatctaaaGACAATAAAATCGAACTTTATTGGAAATTCAATCAGGATCGCTTAAAAGATACATTAAAAAAGCTAAAAActtcaaaaaaattgaatatcCTATCATACTTGGATATGATTAATAATCGAATGaataatcaatttcaaCACAAATTAACTTTTAACCAAGAAAATAAACTAATTGTGCAAACTATTGGAATATGGTCATACCTCCCAGTTAATCTTATCCCCACTACAACCCTACCTCCTAAGTTCATTGTTGTCCCAATGAATCCGCTAAGTCATTACTTTTATGAACAAATCTCAAATTTTAACTAGTACTAAATTGAATCTTCATATATTACAAATCTGTCCGCATTTTACATTTTGCAAAATCCCCGCCTAACCCACTACAGTGGCGCCCTAGTTTTAAGCGCCAGGCATGTAAAAGAAGTTCGTATTGACGTAAATAAAGTTGGGAAGGATTTGAAAATAgacaataaaaaaaaaaaagtatataTAGTTATATAATACGTTGTGCAAAcctttgataatatttcattatatataGGGAGAACTAGCTTTATAGAGAATTTTTGAAAGTTATATTGAAATGACTGTGAATCCCGCATTTATTCCAAAGGAATTAACAGATGTTTATGCACCTGGAAATTATGACTCAAATTGCAGTATTTTAGCATGCAACTTCCCTACAGGAACAAGCGTAGAAGAATGCTCAAATTTCATGTCATGGATTGGTCCAGTAGTTTTTGTAGAGGAAGGCCCCTCTCTGCAAAGGGAGGCTAATTTTATTGTAGTTTATTCCAAGCCAGAGTTTGCTGTCAAGGCTACGCAGGAAGAATTAGTATTTAATGAGGGTTGCAGGGTCCATTGCAGATTTGTGGATGCGAAACCTACAGTATGGGGAAATATCACAAACTTTTTCCAGGGAATAGACCAACAATATGGAGCGTCAGACCAAATTTCTAACTTTATCAACGATACTGCAGGTATGTTTTCTTTATTCGAAAATGCCTATTTAGGATTAGTGCTGGTTTTAGTGCTCGAATTAGTGTTCAAATTGAAATTGGGAGTGGTAAGtctaaatataaaatgCCTCCATTAATGGCTCAGTaaatcttaatattaagtaTGAGATCCTTGCTATTCCAAGACCAAACCATTCTCTGTAATCTCTATTATGATTACTGAATTTGTGAATGTGATTTGTTCCATCCATAGCAAATAATAAGACCTTTAAAGTTCAGATATTTGGGGCCGATTTTCTTCTGATGAATATTATTGTCTGAAGAAAGTTCCTATATTGGACAAAGTCTCTTACTATTTAGTGATCTCAATCTTGGAatgtttaaataaaattccTCAAATACTGGCCTTCTTAATTACAAATCCTAATTCGAGGCTAAAACCCTTATATATCCTGAATTAAAGCATTTCCCacatttcttttatttaactttaacTAACctctttcttttattaaattataaatagCACCTGCATTTTATTCTACTAGTAATCAAGTCAATGAGGGAATCCAAAATATCCTTTCTTCTGACGTTTCAAACCAAATGGCTCAAGGattttctaatttctcCAACCAAATCAAAGAATCTGTCGCATATGCAActaattctttatattcTCCAATGTAAAGAAATGTGAACTCTTTACTTGACTAAATTCTCCTTATTTGTCCAAATTAAGGATAGCTTTTGCTTTTGTAAAagtcaaaaattaataatatcaatgCAGCTATGATGTTGAAGCACATCAAATAGAACTGATAactgaaaataatagtaatatatGTTTGTTAACTTCttgataatatatttttctattaattcaaaCTTACCCTCTGGCTCCATATGCTTCTTCCATCTTTTCTAAGTAAATCTTTGACTCATCCAGATAGTCAACTGCATCATTTGCATCTGCTAATATTGTTGAACAAATCTCTGATTGCTCCTGTATTTTTGATGAGAAAAAGCTCATCAGAGATGAAATCTCGTGTAACTGGTTTTGAGACTCTCTTAAAGCATCCAAGTCAGAAGTAAAATGATTAAGCAATTCTTGAGCGGCTTTCTCCATTTCTGGGGTTAATTCATCCATTCCTGGATCAAGATCCTGATCATGATCTAGACTTCCATCATATGAATTATAGCTTTTCTGATCCAAGCTAGAATAATCTATTCCAGCTAATTCTGAGCTAAGATTACTTTTTCTTTCCCTAGTTTTAAACTTTTGACTCTTAATATACTGAGCTTCGAGCCTCTTAGCCATTCTGGATTGTGCTTGAGATGCTAGCTCTCCTAACAAAgtataaatattagaaattatCATTCTTCTATAAGGATACctattttcatcttctttattGCTTTCTTCTTGAGTGTtcaattcttcttctaacTTTAACATTTTGCTCTGGCAAAACTGAACCTTTTCTGACAAGGAAgaacattttttttcttcattatgTTCACTTTTTTTAGATATAATAGAATCCAAGTCCATTATATCCCCTTCATCAAGTTCTTTCTTCAATACAATTATATCACTACACtaatttactatttaaacaaaaatctCTAAAATCACTAATTTTAACTTACTATTTCGTTCACATCCTTCATAAATTGTGAAATGCTAATATCAATCATCTCAAATTCCAGAGGGTTTGCCCCACTCAATCTTCTGAATTCCTGAGTTCGATCAAACATGTTTGCTGCTTTAGctctaaaaaaaaatagctGCTAGAGTATCAATGAATaactatttatttcaaaaagattaaaataatttcagtTAAAAATCATTAATGTGCTGGATTGTTATTCAAAcattcattatttcttcaaatttattcacactttttttccaaaaaaaaaattttatttttttttttattaattattcgATACCACTATGCCggtatataataatattcgatacctaatattttaaatttttttttttaatatgcATTGCataaaaaagtaaaaaagatgaaatcgattaatttaataattaagtTAAGTTTGTTTGGAAGTAATTCCctataatagtaattaaaaataagaattaattaacaTAAGCAAAAAATGAGAAGAAGCTCATTTAGTAGATCCCCTTCTCCGGAAGTGAGAAGTCCAATGGATTCACTTAAAAAAGAGTCAATTTCTGAAATCACATCTCTAACTAAAGCAGATCAAGAAAACAAGATTTTAATTGTTGAAACAAAAGAACagaaaaattcattaattaacGAACCCGTATTAGCATCTAGCCAAGATAACTTGGAATGCAAAGACGAAATAAAGCAAGAAATTATGAAAAAGgataataaaatagaacagaatattgattttgagGAAATTGATGATATCTTTGCGTCAGATACTGAAGAAtctaaatcaaaatatattaaaccATCAGGGAACCCAGGTTACAATAAAAGATTAGAATGTGACGATGATGATGGATATTACGTGAGCTATATTGGagaaattattggaaaCAGGTACAAAGTCTCCAGTAATAGCACTGGTAAAGGTATGTTTAGCAGTGTTGTTAAATGTGTTGATATGGAAACTCAAAATGAAGTAGCTATCAagattattagaattaacGATATGATGAGAAGTACTGGAGAGAAAGAGTATTCATTTGTTAAAAAGTTTAAAGGGGCTCCAAATATTGTCCAGGTTCAAGGAACATTTATGCATCAAAACCACCTTTGTATAGTCTTTGAGTGGTTACATGGATCCTTGAAAAATTGTATCCACCATTTTTCCAAACATAACATTAGAAAAACACAAGATTTGGCCTTCCAAATATTCCAGggattgaaaataattcacGAGAAAGGCTTGGTACATGCGGACCTTAAGCCAGAAAATATCTTAATAGACTCTGAAAGGAAAACCATAAGAATTAGTGATTTTGGAAGTATGCACTTTACAACAGATGCCTCCCCTGCATGTTACTTAGTTAGTAGATTCTATAGAGCTccagaaattattttgggATGTATATCTTATGGACAGCCTATTGACATCTGGAGTATTGGTTGTGTACTTTATGAGTGTTTTACTGGAGATATTATGTTCAAAGGAAGaacaaataatgatatGATCAAGCTAATTATGGAGTACAGAGGAAACTTTCCAAAAAGGCTTCTTAACCAAGGAGTATTCACAAAATCCCATTTTTCTGAGTGTTTGACGCAATTCAAATGGATCAACACACAAGGAATGttacaaattattaagaattatACTgcaaacaaaaatatatacaaTAATTTAATGGATTCAGTCAAATCCTCTAATATCGTTTACTCTGAAACTGAGCAAACTCTTATTCGGAGACTCTCCAATCTTATTGAGAAATGTCTTATTATTGACCCTAAAAAGAGAATCTCTGCAAAGGAAGCTCTGGAACATTCCTTTTTTCAACTCAAGTAGttaattacaaaaatttatattttcatttctagtattttcttttcttctaCCTCTGTTTCCAATCTTATTCAATTCAATAACCTTAGATTCTTCTTTACTCCTAACACTctcttcaaattctaaaCACATTCTTCtgatattttcatcattaattttcaatataaagTTCGTATCCAACTTGGGTTCGTTTAAGTTCTTAAATGATTGATTTTGGTCAAGATCGTAAAAACCATCTGAAAATTCAGAATCCTTTAGAATCATCCTAAAAATGTTCCATTCCAAACTTTGAATATCCTGATCCTTAAGATCCACTTTTAAGTAGCAATAAATATGAGACAGAATTCTTTTCAAGTCTAGTTTTTTAATATGTTTTGGGAATCTTAAATAAAGCAAATAGAGTGACAAAAGACCATATATATTCGAATAAGATACTAGTTCAGAATCGTCTTTACTCTCTCCCAAATACTCAGTTCCTTGTCTTAGAAGTAAGATGCCAAAAATAAGAAGTTTGTTTGCATTTTTTGAATACCCAGAACTCCAAGCTGTAATTCCAACTCTTTCGCAAATCCTCTCCAATAAACCGTAAAGAGAGATTGTAAAGTTCTTAAGATGTTGAGAACTTAAAGTAATATAAGTTGAAAACAAATATATCAACATTTGTTTATCTCCAGAAGATTTTACCAAATCTTTTATGTTAATTAACAAGTCaactgaaaatatttctgaaattgaGATTTGGTCCTGTGTAAGAACTTTTCTTGGACttaaagaaatgaaatTCTGAGGTTCCACTAAAACATCAAACTCATCCAAAGTACCTGTCATATAAGTTAAATAAAGTAATGAAATTAGAATTTCAATCGAAAATTGAGTTTCTTTAGTACTTTCTCTTAAACAAAGTAGAATCCTTGCAACTCCTCTAAGTGAAATGGAGGAAAGTCTGTGGGTAGAAATGGCTGAACCACATGCAAGTTCCCAAATGCTATGCAAACCTTTGAGAATTTCAGAATTCAACTCTAAAgttcctttttttttcatttgtctaatcataataatatCTACAATTGATGATACGTATACCTCACAAAGTACTGAAACATAGAGAATAACTGATTGATTTGTACTGTTAGATTCATTAGATACATCTTGAGAGAGCTCATGCAAAGCATTTTCCAGACCTTGGatgaaaaaaagtaaattatcattttcacCATCACTCAAGTATTCATAAGGTGAAGATCTTTCCTGgataatagtaattagTGCAGTAGATCTGGCAAGTAAGATCTGGGGGATTCCCTGGTCTTGTGAGTGTCTCACAAAGAACTTGGTTGATTGCTTTAAGATATCCTCTGTCCAATAAGttgaatctttaatttctgcGTGTGTTAGAATAGACATTGCTGCTTCAAGGATAAATAAAATCCTCATCCATCTACTTTCAACTATCTCTTTTAGAAGCTGATATGCAGAAAATGACTCATCTGACTCTTTAATTTCCATTTGAGAATCCAGACAATCAATTAAATCCTTCATCTTATACATATTCAACTCAGCCTTTGATCCTTGTCCATTTTCTTCAACAGGGTTCAAAATCTCCTCAATTATTGTCTGAATTGCTTCTAagaattcattattatctaGACAGTCATCCAATAGCTTTAAGGAAGCCCAAATTACTGATCTATGTAAAAAGTAAGCCACCCACTCACCTCCCTCAGATGATCTTATTATTGACTCAAGTGGAATTAGTTCTGATTCTAAAAGTTCTACAGAATCATCAAAAGGAGTGAACTTAAGACAGTTCAAAGCAAGGGTTTTAATTGTTCTTCTGACTTCAGGATCGGTCTTATCTATACAATTCATTATCAAAAGTATTTGACGaatcaaaaaagaattgtttgaactttttgaaatggataaaatcaaattttcaatGCTAAATTTTTCGTCATTCTCCAAATCTAATTCTTTCCTGTAGCACTCAACCATTACTCTAATAGAAAGTATATTGCTGGGTtttaattcagaaattaaaattggAAGGTCCGTATTGTTggatttttcttcattttcttctttaaataaagatagGAAGAAGTCTTGAATACTTTGTTGGTTTTGTCTCAATATTTTAGGAATTAGTAATTCTGTAATAGCTTCCAAATTAGCAGCAGTTATATCCAAAGAATTGTCCGtagaaattgaatcaatCATTTTGTCCAAAAATGATATAAATGCACTGGAATTGAAAGTACCTGCTCCAAAGATTCTTCCTATAAACTCAAGAATAAAATGTAAACATGAATTCCTTACAGAAGGTTCTCTATCATTAAGTCCAAAGTGACAAATAATTACTATGTGAGACCAAGAAATAGTTCCTGGGATCATCTTTGCAAAATCTTCCAAGTTTCTAAGtaaaattttataaaaTGCTTTTCTGACtttgttattttcatcCAACATCCTGGAAAGAAGATTATTAACTTCAACATCATTCAAAAATCTTAATTGAAGGCAACTTAAAGACTTCAGCCTCTCAGTTTGGCTTTGAGAATTCataatcattttcattaaataatccTTGCCATTAGAAATCAACCCCAAAGTTGAAATTGCTATACTCTTAACCATCATTGACTTATCTTTCAAAACTATTTGATATAATACCTGACAAATATAGCTCACCTCCAATCCAAACTTTGTCATATCTTCAGTTCCTAAcaattttatcattaaatttatacCCTCAAGTGCATTCACTCGGACTCCCAAGTCTTTAGCTAATATTCCTTGTAGCAATAAATCCTCTAATATTGTCTTTGAGAAACCACTAAAAGGGTGGCAACTCTCTTTCTCTATGTTAAATCCAAACTCAAGTAATAAACTAAAAGTAGAGTAAATATTTTGCTCTCTCAAATTGAAGTCTTTGAGAGCAAAAGCCAAAGTATTGATCAAAATTTCCCTCGAGTCATCTCCATTTAAAACCTTTCCCAACTCAGAAATTGCCTCAGATTTGTCAAGAATCCCCTTCTGGAACTCCTTTAGTATTTTTTCCATCTCAATTGGATCAGACTTTCTTGCTTTCTTAGTAATTATTCGCTTCCAAGTGAAGTTTGGGTTCGAGCTAATGCCAATAGATGAACATGCAGTTCTTCCCACTTAAGTTGATCGACTTACCCAAAAAACtgtcaaataaataaattcttaattttcaattttccCTACTATTTGATACTCAAGACTCATTCTTTATATCAattgatttcttttttttttttttatttgtttcatTAACATGTTTTATACTAGTACCATTAATACCGGTATAAAGACAATACGCATGCAAACAAAAATCATTGTGGTTAAGTttggaaagaaaaaatgaaaagaaataaacaAGTTGTAACAGAAAAGTTCTAAAAAAGTATCTTTCTTAAagcattattaattcttcagTTATGCATTTGCACTCTGAAAGCTTGTTTTCGCAGTTAGTGCAAATAGGTAGTTGAGGGGAATTCTCATCCAGAATATGGTTATCAAATAGTTTGGGAATATTACATTTAGTATGAAAACTGAGATCCATTATCACTTTTGAAAGCATTCTTCTGGTGGAATTGCTAGAAAAATGCTTTTCTCCCAAAGTGTATGGAGTTGTGAAAATTGAATAAGGTACTTTTGCATTGAAGTAGTATAGATTTGTAGATCTTTCAAATGAATGAAATTCAGTATTTTCAATAAGGATGATGAAATCCCTATAGTCGAGCTCTCCAGAATTTATGAATGCtctctttaatttattgTTAACCCTCTCACACATTCTTAAATCTGAATCGTGAGATCCCATAGAATGCACTCTAACAAATACCTTTGATCCCATAGAAGTGAGTAAAAGTACTTTGAATTCAAAACAGTGTTCAAATCCTCTTTTTCTCTCTTCAATTTGATATACCTGAAGAATAAGTCCCAAAATACGTATTGGCCACCCTCCCTTACAGTTAATGATATTCTCTGGGTCATTTTCAAATGTTAAAACTGGCCTTTTTACAAAATCAATTACTCTAGTAAGGataatatcatcattaaCTCTTTTCTTTGCAGTTAAAGAAGTTTTTGGAGATGGAACTAATTTGGAGAATGAACATCCTAGGCTTCTTATTGtactatttttaataactttCATCCAAGAAAGTCGAATTACAGTCCCTGGTTTAATGCTCGTAATTTCGTCAATATCCATACCTGAAGGAAGAGTTAATATAGAGCagttattaattaattcaaacatatctattttttgttgatttCTTTCCTTAAGATTCATAAACTTCCAGTAATCTAAAACAAGTAGTTTTGATTCTAAAGATATTTTCCTTCTCTTAGTATTTTCAATAGGAGAATCTTGTGAATCTGATTCTGGCTGTTGTAAACTTTTTTCATACATT from Cryptosporidium parvum Iowa II chromosome 8, whole genome shotgun sequence encodes the following:
- a CDS encoding coated vesicle protein, with protein sequence MEMKGLLKVCVYIVLSLELVEKLYLISAGNILKTRHEEPVVRSTDTHWDDEHRLEKPTISDQSIDAIDLDHIFDIEESDSSPEDIKKGNFLLEWLREMKTFIPSNHFVFDLNSKADEYFYFELDEANPYILLGYYCTDDTQGRIHVTINNPESKRIYSRHGCEGVYNNKPPEDGSDDGKMDHRIKGTYTVILSNHRWHDTIRISLLVGNDSKKNKAVDKKNVDKLTSKLENVDNILSIINTENQYNWAATKTNLNMIYNADSQLVFYTAIQIISVILASAIQIYYLKTILTGK
- a CDS encoding ssd1p/F48E8.6-like RNAseII, whose product is MLLRMAKQNSSVCSIPQNKVKSAIYKGVIRVANPLESFVTVDDQVNGPFDIYIFGQKGTKDAIHGDTVLVKVSETFQGRLTRRFKEKANKKSLQSNQEEQKYVAYTSNSKEFNDQFEHFNSLEDSNSIDNCKKDNLDSSQKSKYTTTNINRGLNKENINTENHPELLAESSSQSKHPIPKYVGTIIKVVESVTKKSPIVGFIRPLSYLERLEKEAKMKKNSKKSGKKPSSKSTEELKIQNCLKVIGINDNEAKLRTLVFSNCADIKKNKLCFVPIKRVYPIMRLNLNRNTKEFFVKNNIIQNHKIPCNLLFGASIKICSKSVNKKLQISKFYGSCNKFETIFSSLLDCYDLGSHEKIYDKYQNTRINVSKSSQEWMKQNNRREFDSKEYKIFTIDPPTAKDLDDAIHIKYDSELMIYEVGVHIADVYYYMLRHKELLSSTTKELCTSVYLPHTNFPMLPRVFSSNLCSLLPNQKRPTLSVIIKVNQKGEVIGEPEFVHGIITSTGKFSYDDVDQLFEIVDQIDKKNKKSKLDTLKYCQDSRISQIMKRSTVKENNRINIVHDLLLLRTLTSIIQNSKDRSDSIKLFNVDPCFNFKSEFPTNITEPFNLVKSNDSFSSMKYSSIIPNIELKFDIQSPIPNSLEKISPKRITVCYNHSISHSLIEELMLLANRVTAEFTVKNRPESGCIIRIHDEIANTKLYQLITYLRKHGLKHIFEDNINRENIVNGLYKLYKDYGPLYYCTVSEMLRDIFSRARYMVYNKDARDSNIPTNHFALNMNLYTHFTSPIRRAADILVHQMVYDILDNMEKRPDKKNKQNSKNNNNQLIFSENDHVIICDNSNIKSNANKNMQRDSNNIFFSQLISKIHVTIPSIACIHKINASNLKVHSVLLYPTDFYQLFLISSDSFAKNNSLVSLLKLNPSLPINIKSKDNKIELYWKFNQDRLKDTLKKLKTSKKLNILSYLDMINNRMNNQFQHKLTFNQENKLIVQTIGIWSYLPVNLIPTTTLPPKFIVVPMNPLSHYFYEQISNFN
- a CDS encoding hypothetical protein (similar to putative splicing factor, rrm domain), encoding KKAIVSFYLIRLYIEFINAMDSKKIKKLNKKKAKGTLVNTSIYVQGLPKDITFEEMKYFFGRGGIIKIDPTTLSPKIKLYNDELTKEFSGNALVVYKYEQSIELALKYLNETEIRPGFKVKIEKAIFNKSSKSNIAPLSETEINKKRKQLKAAEMEEERLLSWSNEQHSLNSNIASRIVVLRPMYSRKEAEMYPEGDDFYSELEIEVQEEVTKYCEVVSVTCIPRHPQGIVCVKLKSQHDAEIVIDIFNQRYFDGRQIEVHMYDGSTDFKASCI